From a region of the Thermomicrobium roseum DSM 5159 genome:
- a CDS encoding carboxymuconolactone decarboxylase family protein — protein MTQQSRLEQFRAYRARMNQRIGEIGHREINRFFALDSATYRDGALDARTKELLGLVASLVLRCNDCVDYHLDRCVALGWSDAELYDAMQVALMVGGSIVIPHLRHAVETLDLLRAERHERD, from the coding sequence ATGACGCAGCAAAGTCGCCTCGAGCAGTTCCGCGCCTATCGGGCGCGCATGAACCAGCGCATCGGTGAGATCGGCCATCGGGAAATCAACCGCTTTTTCGCACTGGACAGCGCGACCTACCGAGACGGAGCGTTGGATGCACGAACCAAGGAACTCCTCGGTCTGGTCGCCTCGCTCGTCTTGCGGTGCAACGATTGTGTCGATTACCACCTCGACCGCTGCGTCGCGCTCGGCTGGTCAGATGCGGAACTCTACGATGCAATGCAGGTCGCGTTGATGGTCGGTGGGAGCATCGTCATCCCGCACCTGCGACATGCCGTGGAGACACTCGATCTCTTGCGCGCCGAACGGCACGAACGCGACTGA
- a CDS encoding S41 family peptidase — translation MRAETRPKRNSGSSRGPWVLLSLALFLAGFAIGQEWPRPLATPTPAIMPTAAVMPTPVAVFSEAWSLLHEHYVDPAALDDQRLLAGALRGLADAVGDNGHTRYLTAEELAQHSEQLSGEYSGVGIEISEQDNTIVVRDVFAGSPAARAGIQPGDVLVAVDGIPVSELGLDGVVQRVRGPEGTVVTLVIQQVGKASPLEVRLVRSKVRFSGVRWAVLAERVGLLRVSSFAAGTAEDARQGLSELAAAGARGVILDLRGNPGGLVDQAVDVAGLFLPPDTVVLRSRDRSGKETVYRTKPDAQPVTLPLVVLVNRETASAAEIVAGALQDHRRAVIIGERTFGTGTVLAEFRLRDGSALLIGTQVWVTPNGRVIWRNGIEPDITVAPAAEDVTIVPRRGEILPAEQIRSDSQLLAAWEYLLERDRA, via the coding sequence GTGCGAGCGGAAACGAGGCCAAAGAGAAACAGTGGGTCATCACGAGGGCCGTGGGTCCTCCTCTCGCTGGCGCTGTTCTTGGCGGGATTTGCCATCGGGCAAGAATGGCCGCGACCGTTGGCGACGCCTACACCGGCGATCATGCCTACAGCGGCGGTCATGCCGACTCCGGTGGCGGTTTTCAGCGAGGCATGGTCGCTGCTGCACGAGCATTACGTCGATCCGGCAGCTCTCGACGATCAGCGCTTGCTTGCCGGTGCCTTGCGGGGGCTGGCTGATGCGGTCGGCGACAATGGACATACGCGATATCTCACGGCGGAGGAACTTGCTCAGCACAGTGAACAACTCTCTGGCGAGTATTCCGGTGTCGGGATCGAGATCAGCGAGCAAGACAACACGATCGTCGTCCGCGATGTGTTCGCGGGTTCACCAGCTGCCCGCGCTGGAATCCAGCCGGGGGACGTGTTGGTCGCGGTGGACGGGATCCCCGTTTCCGAACTGGGCCTGGATGGTGTCGTGCAACGCGTCCGTGGTCCGGAAGGCACGGTGGTCACGCTGGTGATCCAGCAGGTTGGCAAGGCTTCTCCTCTCGAAGTCAGACTCGTACGGTCCAAAGTGCGCTTCTCAGGAGTCCGCTGGGCGGTGCTTGCGGAACGAGTCGGTCTTCTGCGGGTGAGTTCCTTCGCGGCTGGAACGGCAGAAGATGCCCGGCAAGGACTCAGCGAATTAGCAGCAGCTGGTGCGCGCGGGGTGATTCTCGACCTGCGGGGCAATCCGGGTGGGTTGGTCGACCAGGCGGTGGATGTGGCCGGTCTCTTCCTGCCGCCGGATACGGTCGTGCTGCGTTCGCGCGATCGCAGCGGGAAGGAAACGGTCTACCGGACCAAGCCGGATGCCCAACCCGTGACGCTGCCGCTCGTCGTCCTCGTCAATCGGGAAACGGCTTCCGCAGCCGAAATCGTCGCCGGAGCTCTGCAGGATCATCGACGTGCGGTCATCATCGGCGAGCGAACCTTCGGGACGGGAACCGTGCTCGCCGAGTTCCGGCTCCGGGATGGATCGGCTCTGCTCATCGGAACTCAGGTGTGGGTAACTCCGAACGGACGGGTGATCTGGCGTAATGGTATCGAGCCGGATATCACGGTTGCCCCCGCTGCCGAAGATGTCACGATCGTACCTCGTCGTGGCGAGATCCTGCCTGCCGAGCAGATCCGATCGGATTCGCAGCTCCTCGCTGCATGGGAGTATCTGCTCGAGCGGGATCGGGCGTGA
- a CDS encoding DUF309 domain-containing protein: MSVREPDVSGNRASPPDAWRVASELYQAGDLFGCHEILEHVWRATEGSLREFYRGLIQVVVGLYHAQRGNRVGARAVLARGLARIEQYPEDCLGMDWGPFRRSARCYLEWLESGMEGAEPARPVWPRERYLDPTVQ, from the coding sequence ATGTCCGTGAGGGAACCAGACGTAAGCGGCAACCGGGCATCGCCGCCGGACGCATGGCGAGTTGCTAGCGAGCTCTACCAGGCGGGAGACCTCTTCGGCTGTCACGAGATCCTCGAGCATGTCTGGCGGGCGACCGAGGGCTCACTGCGCGAGTTCTACCGGGGTCTCATTCAGGTGGTGGTCGGACTGTATCATGCCCAGCGTGGGAATCGAGTCGGGGCACGAGCAGTGTTGGCACGCGGGCTCGCGCGGATAGAACAGTATCCTGAGGACTGTCTGGGGATGGATTGGGGACCGTTCCGGCGGAGTGCCCGGTGCTACCTCGAGTGGCTCGAGTCAGGGATGGAGGGGGCTGAACCTGCTCGACCGGTGTGGCCGAGGGAGCGGTATCTGGACCCAACGGTGCAGTGA
- a CDS encoding PIG-L deacetylase family protein produces MVRVPERPESVLVIMAHPDDAEFICAGTVARWASQGSQVIYVLVTSGDKGSNDPTMTPERLAALREAEQREAARILGVEHVEFLRYRDAEVVADLGLRREIVRMVRRFRPSAVICQDPTARYYGQSYIQHPDHIAVGEATLAAVFPSARDRLTFPELLAEGLEPHIVAHVYLAGAREPDVFVDITPFFEKKLAALKAHRSQLGDWDPEPMLRLWAQDTAAEARRRGWPGSEEMLLAEAFKYFAIGE; encoded by the coding sequence GTGGTGCGGGTACCGGAGCGACCCGAGAGCGTGCTCGTCATTATGGCACATCCCGACGACGCGGAGTTCATCTGCGCCGGGACAGTGGCCCGTTGGGCCAGCCAGGGAAGCCAGGTCATCTATGTACTGGTGACGAGCGGAGACAAAGGCAGCAACGACCCGACCATGACCCCGGAGCGATTGGCTGCGCTCCGTGAAGCGGAACAGCGCGAGGCAGCGCGGATTCTCGGGGTGGAGCATGTCGAATTCTTGCGTTACCGCGATGCTGAGGTCGTCGCCGATCTCGGGCTGCGCCGGGAGATCGTTCGCATGGTCCGGCGGTTCCGCCCCAGTGCGGTTATCTGCCAGGACCCGACAGCTCGATATTATGGACAGTCCTACATTCAGCATCCGGATCACATCGCGGTCGGGGAAGCGACCTTGGCGGCAGTGTTTCCGAGCGCGCGTGATCGCCTGACGTTTCCGGAGTTGCTCGCAGAAGGTTTGGAGCCACACATCGTGGCGCATGTCTATTTGGCCGGTGCACGGGAACCGGATGTCTTCGTGGACATTACGCCGTTCTTCGAAAAGAAGCTCGCAGCCCTGAAAGCGCATCGGAGTCAGCTGGGAGACTGGGATCCCGAGCCGATGCTGCGGCTCTGGGCGCAGGATACCGCGGCGGAAGCTCGGCGACGCGGCTGGCCCGGCAGCGAGGAGATGCTGTTGGCCGAGGCGTTCAAGTATTTCGCCATCGGCGAGTGA
- a CDS encoding lysylphosphatidylglycerol synthase transmembrane domain-containing protein has translation MRRVVLGIIVSLVFLGLALRGQDFPALGAALRAADYWWLLPAIAVYFCGVVVRALRWATLLAPVRRLTWRQLFPVVAVGYMANNVLPFRTGEVVRAYAVSRQFGVSKTATLATIVLERLLDGLTMLAFILVAASAVALNSALRHVAIVAAAIFVPAFGLLVLSARSGRVVRFVYWIVRLVPRGVRQRTERSVESGFQGVAVFRSSAALGRVAGLSVLAWLAEAAMYAAVARAFGLELSAAIVLLTTAVANLATLIPSSPGYLGPFEAGVLLVLAGLAGVPRTIAFSYAIVLHAALYFPITLVGLLYWSKLQLDWVAIRRAESEEAVRL, from the coding sequence GTGCGGCGAGTCGTACTCGGCATTATCGTCAGTCTCGTCTTTCTCGGCCTGGCCCTCCGGGGACAAGATTTCCCGGCTCTGGGGGCAGCGCTCCGGGCCGCTGATTACTGGTGGCTCCTCCCGGCGATCGCGGTCTATTTTTGCGGTGTGGTGGTGCGAGCACTCCGTTGGGCCACACTGCTTGCCCCGGTACGGCGGTTGACGTGGCGACAGCTCTTCCCGGTCGTGGCCGTTGGCTATATGGCGAACAATGTTCTGCCGTTTCGGACCGGTGAGGTGGTGAGAGCCTATGCAGTCAGCCGTCAATTCGGTGTGAGCAAGACAGCGACCTTAGCGACGATCGTACTCGAGCGCCTGCTGGATGGTTTGACGATGCTCGCGTTCATCCTCGTCGCTGCGTCGGCGGTTGCGCTGAACTCGGCCCTGCGTCACGTGGCGATCGTTGCGGCAGCGATCTTTGTCCCGGCATTCGGTCTCCTCGTGTTGAGCGCTCGCTCGGGTAGAGTGGTCCGATTCGTCTATTGGATCGTCCGGCTGGTCCCCCGAGGAGTGCGCCAGCGGACCGAGCGTTCGGTCGAATCTGGGTTTCAGGGTGTGGCCGTTTTCCGCAGTAGTGCCGCGCTTGGCCGTGTAGCCGGGCTCTCCGTTCTCGCCTGGCTGGCTGAGGCTGCCATGTATGCGGCGGTCGCGCGTGCATTTGGCCTCGAACTCTCTGCCGCGATCGTCCTGCTCACGACCGCGGTCGCCAACCTGGCTACCTTGATCCCCTCCTCGCCCGGCTACCTTGGACCGTTCGAGGCGGGTGTCCTGCTCGTGCTCGCTGGGTTGGCTGGCGTCCCTCGAACGATCGCTTTCTCCTACGCGATCGTGTTGCACGCGGCGCTCTATTTTCCTATCACGCTGGTCGGTTTGCTTTATTGGTCGAAGCTCCAGCTGGATTGGGTGGCGATACGGCGAGCCGAATCGGAGGAAGCAGTGCGACTATGA
- the uppP gene encoding undecaprenyl-diphosphatase UppP gives MNVWQAAVLGIVQGTTEFLPISSSAHLIVLPWLFDWPEPGLAFNVALHLGTLSAVLAYFWRDLIQIGRAWFAGLIRLRPLEDSASRLGWAVIIGSLPAGLAGFFLNDVIDHFFHSGGGGDTAIVFTSLLLIVLGFVLWLAERYGTRWRSLGELGLRDGLVVGLAQALALLPGVSRSGSTITASLFLGFARPAAARFSFILGIPAIAGAGLLETLKLVETGLPAEQRVLFVTGVASAAITGFLAIAFLLRFLQRYSTSIFIVYRIALGLVLLLVVSFAR, from the coding sequence ATGAATGTTTGGCAAGCGGCCGTGCTCGGTATCGTTCAAGGAACGACCGAGTTTCTGCCTATCAGTAGTTCTGCCCATCTCATCGTGCTACCATGGCTCTTTGATTGGCCGGAACCGGGGCTGGCCTTCAACGTCGCGCTGCACCTCGGAACGTTGTCTGCAGTTCTCGCCTACTTCTGGCGTGATCTGATTCAGATCGGGCGGGCGTGGTTCGCGGGGCTCATCCGTCTCCGCCCACTCGAGGACTCTGCGTCACGTTTGGGCTGGGCAGTGATCATCGGATCGCTTCCGGCTGGTCTGGCTGGATTCTTTCTCAATGATGTCATCGATCATTTCTTTCATTCCGGCGGCGGAGGCGATACCGCGATCGTGTTCACGAGTCTTCTCCTGATCGTGCTCGGGTTTGTCCTCTGGTTGGCTGAACGCTACGGAACTCGATGGCGGTCGCTCGGCGAACTCGGTTTACGAGATGGGCTGGTTGTGGGTCTTGCCCAGGCCCTGGCTCTTCTTCCGGGCGTTTCCCGCTCTGGTAGCACCATCACTGCAAGCCTCTTTCTCGGTTTCGCTCGCCCGGCAGCCGCTCGCTTTTCCTTCATCTTGGGGATTCCGGCGATCGCCGGTGCCGGACTGCTCGAAACACTAAAACTGGTCGAAACCGGTCTTCCTGCGGAGCAGCGAGTCCTGTTCGTGACCGGAGTTGCCAGCGCGGCGATCACCGGGTTTCTCGCCATCGCTTTTCTCCTGCGCTTCCTGCAGCGCTACAGTACGAGCATCTTCATCGTGTACCGCATCGCACTGGGCCTCGTGCTCTTGCTCGTCGTTTCGTTCGCTCGCTGA